A genomic stretch from Chitinophaga agri includes:
- a CDS encoding TIGR04222 domain-containing membrane protein: MLQAHQTLWTKIRDFTFDDSTAVNTFSKKLAAEQGWTPAFTQRAIEEYRKFMLLCCISPTGAAPSSVVDEVWHLHLTYTKSYWIDFCRNTLEKDIHHYPSAGGTQEDDRHLDWYKATRELYLLTFESAPPEDIWPAPATQVQVPAYPPVAWTQRLKIWFVALAAFPFIFSGIVFSQPFPFYLKGPQFIWFFMVFASCYLIMYLLYQQKSQEQANELLTKYFPEDASPFQAAAFVYGKSRAVQTGIVDLIKRGLLVAEDNHSFKVRKKGYTPRQKELNPLIAGYEQANDQAIVEYRQIYDSWYTAADASHPVFIAMDQFAVQKRPFITSLLAILYALPALRIVQGLINHKPVGFLFVEILVVYFLCMILRKGWRRDLSMYKKAKELFQARYDGIEQQTDTVVPSYAMRGLPAVSGFSDITFLTAVFAADHISSFRNTYGDPASKDFGGASGCGSSGSSCSSGSSCGSSCGGGCGGCGGGD, from the coding sequence ATGTTACAAGCACACCAAACCCTCTGGACGAAGATCAGGGACTTTACTTTCGATGACAGCACAGCAGTCAATACCTTTTCGAAAAAGCTGGCTGCTGAACAGGGCTGGACGCCCGCTTTCACCCAACGTGCGATTGAAGAGTACAGGAAGTTTATGCTACTCTGTTGTATCTCTCCAACCGGCGCTGCACCTTCCAGTGTTGTAGATGAAGTATGGCATCTCCATCTGACCTATACCAAATCCTACTGGATAGATTTCTGCCGGAACACCCTTGAAAAGGATATTCACCACTATCCTTCTGCAGGAGGGACACAGGAAGATGACAGGCACCTTGACTGGTATAAGGCCACACGGGAATTATACCTGCTGACTTTTGAAAGCGCTCCGCCGGAAGATATCTGGCCTGCCCCGGCCACTCAAGTACAGGTACCTGCATACCCACCGGTAGCGTGGACGCAACGACTGAAAATATGGTTCGTTGCGCTGGCAGCATTTCCTTTCATATTCTCAGGGATCGTGTTCAGTCAGCCATTCCCCTTCTATCTGAAAGGTCCGCAGTTCATCTGGTTCTTCATGGTATTTGCCAGCTGTTACCTCATCATGTATCTCCTCTATCAGCAAAAAAGTCAGGAACAGGCCAATGAACTGCTGACTAAATATTTTCCGGAAGATGCATCCCCCTTCCAGGCAGCTGCCTTTGTGTACGGGAAAAGCCGCGCGGTACAAACCGGTATTGTCGATCTGATCAAACGTGGATTACTGGTAGCGGAAGATAACCATTCCTTTAAGGTCAGGAAAAAAGGGTACACTCCACGTCAAAAAGAACTGAATCCGCTCATCGCGGGTTATGAACAGGCAAATGATCAGGCGATCGTTGAATACAGACAGATATACGATAGCTGGTATACTGCTGCTGATGCCAGTCATCCTGTGTTCATTGCCATGGATCAGTTTGCAGTACAGAAACGGCCGTTCATCACCTCACTGCTGGCAATACTCTATGCTTTACCGGCCCTAAGGATCGTACAGGGACTGATCAACCACAAACCTGTTGGCTTCCTGTTCGTGGAAATACTTGTTGTATACTTCCTTTGTATGATCCTGAGAAAAGGCTGGAGACGAGACCTTTCGATGTATAAAAAAGCGAAGGAACTCTTTCAGGCAAGATACGACGGGATAGAACAGCAGACCGATACAGTTGTTCCCAGCTATGCCATGAGAGGTCTGCCGGCTGTAAGCGGTTTCAGCGATATTACTTTCCTCACCGCAGTATTTGCTGCTGATCATATTTCCTCCTTCCGCAATACCTACGGCGATCCTGCCAGTAAAGACTTCGGAGGTGCATCGGGTTGCGGAAGCAGTGGTAGTAGCTGCAGCAGTGGAAGCAGTTGCGGTAGCAGTTGTGGTGGCGGTTGTGGCGGTTGTGGTGGTGGTGATTAG
- a CDS encoding PIN domain-containing protein produces MKIFIDTNIFLDFYRSNNDTIKLLETLDRYFDSIVLTEQVVIEFARSREAVIRDVRKRFLAEGTLQQFSSSFLHSFSEFKKLIMLRGQYDEQQKEVRNIIDKAIIAEGEDPVTFFFNEFVNHCDSKNAILNVTPEIVTKAYNRKMMGSPPVSKDRYSIGDEINWEIILANVRDNLILVTRDSSYQENFNFLDFDFLQASGSKIVKVTDKISDALQLIDGMANPAFKALEEQMLKDIRYLNNYWRTPVEKDKPIFSHELQSDEESVKLPTTPPDFDMGE; encoded by the coding sequence ATGAAAATCTTTATTGATACCAATATTTTTCTTGATTTCTATCGCTCGAATAATGATACCATAAAACTTTTAGAGACACTTGATAGATATTTTGATAGTATAGTTTTAACGGAGCAGGTTGTTATTGAATTTGCCCGTAGCAGGGAGGCCGTTATCAGAGATGTCAGAAAGCGTTTTCTGGCTGAAGGTACCTTACAACAGTTTTCGAGTTCTTTTCTTCACAGTTTTTCTGAGTTTAAAAAACTGATCATGCTGAGAGGACAATATGATGAGCAACAGAAAGAGGTAAGGAATATCATAGACAAGGCGATCATAGCTGAGGGAGAAGACCCGGTTACTTTTTTCTTTAACGAGTTTGTTAATCATTGTGACAGCAAAAATGCTATTCTGAATGTTACGCCTGAAATTGTCACAAAGGCATACAACCGTAAAATGATGGGTAGCCCCCCTGTTAGTAAGGACAGGTATTCGATTGGAGATGAGATCAATTGGGAAATAATATTAGCCAATGTAAGGGATAACCTGATATTGGTTACACGAGATAGCAGTTATCAGGAGAATTTTAATTTTCTGGATTTCGATTTCCTTCAGGCTTCTGGTAGCAAGATTGTTAAAGTGACCGATAAAATTTCAGATGCTCTTCAGTTAATTGACGGGATGGCCAATCCTGCATTTAAGGCACTGGAAGAACAAATGTTGAAAGATATCCGTTATCTGAATAACTACTGGAGGACACCAGTAGAGAAAGACAAACCTATATTTTCCCATGAGCTTCAGTCGGACGAAGAAAGTGTAAAGTTGCCCACTACACCGCCGGATTTTGATATGGGTGAATAA
- a CDS encoding class I SAM-dependent methyltransferase, which produces MKTANLVSKTLEQFYSETYEEIRLEVGLGPLEFERNKELIQRFLPARTGVVADVGGGPGAYAAWLAKAGYDVYLFDPVPKHIEQATKKAAKYKKHPFKAILGEARNLELPDSAVDVVILHGPLYHLQEKSDRIAALREAYRVLKPGGVLLGFAINHTASTLVGLANGHIHDRAFLDMCKEELSSGLHNAPHNWPGILPEAYYHKPSQLVAEVKAAGFDHLDTFAVEGVIWMDSKYFENRADEVKKQQQMELLKATENNPEMLSMSPHMMIAGRRPA; this is translated from the coding sequence ATGAAGACGGCTAATTTAGTCAGCAAAACACTTGAGCAGTTTTATTCAGAAACTTACGAGGAGATCCGACTGGAAGTGGGATTAGGTCCACTCGAATTTGAACGCAATAAGGAACTTATTCAACGGTTCCTGCCGGCAAGAACAGGCGTCGTCGCAGACGTAGGAGGTGGTCCGGGTGCATATGCTGCCTGGTTGGCCAAAGCCGGTTATGACGTTTACCTGTTCGACCCTGTGCCCAAACACATAGAACAGGCCACAAAAAAAGCGGCTAAATATAAGAAGCATCCATTCAAGGCTATCCTGGGCGAGGCCCGGAATCTGGAACTGCCTGACAGTGCTGTGGATGTGGTAATCCTGCACGGTCCACTATACCATTTACAGGAAAAGTCCGATAGGATCGCGGCGCTTAGAGAGGCATACAGGGTACTGAAACCGGGAGGCGTGCTGCTCGGCTTTGCTATTAACCATACAGCCTCTACCCTCGTTGGGTTGGCGAATGGTCATATTCATGACAGAGCGTTCCTGGATATGTGTAAGGAAGAACTGTCCAGTGGTCTGCACAATGCGCCCCACAACTGGCCGGGTATCCTGCCAGAAGCGTATTATCATAAGCCATCGCAGCTGGTGGCAGAGGTAAAGGCTGCTGGCTTTGACCATCTCGATACTTTTGCTGTGGAGGGGGTGATCTGGATGGATAGTAAGTATTTTGAGAACAGGGCCGACGAGGTGAAGAAACAGCAGCAGATGGAATTACTGAAGGCAACAGAGAATAATCCGGAGATGCTGTCAATGAGCCCGCATATGATGATTGCAGGGCGCAGACCAGCGTGA
- a CDS encoding Bor family protein: protein MFRAGLLSLILLCFGSCYSYRIATHALSSTGASPRNKIRTCSLFWGLINKPQIIQTPVCDSLGVNGVAEVKVKNNLGNALLTVCTLGIYCPLTLEWQCATPCTPTADPL, encoded by the coding sequence ATGTTCAGAGCCGGTCTGCTGTCTCTGATATTGCTATGTTTCGGTAGCTGTTATTCATATCGGATAGCCACCCATGCCTTATCTTCTACAGGAGCTTCCCCCCGAAACAAGATCCGGACCTGTAGTCTCTTCTGGGGATTGATCAATAAACCACAGATCATTCAAACGCCGGTATGCGACTCATTGGGTGTCAATGGGGTGGCCGAAGTAAAAGTGAAGAATAACCTGGGTAACGCCTTACTGACAGTTTGTACACTGGGTATTTATTGTCCGCTTACATTGGAGTGGCAGTGTGCAACTCCTTGCACACCAACAGCCGATCCGCTGTAA
- a CDS encoding FAD-binding protein, producing MKIIRNGSFSWSNEHGTFSQPVKDLYDLANETTGTALEIYNDTTKGIQQIIREAIQSNTPLRALGGSWSFTPIAASRGIILNTKPLNIRFPVSSTSVSPRYKGDPKYLCLAQCGNRIWELNKYLHGRGQSLSSSGASNGQTIAGAIATGTHGAALDFGALQENVVALHIITGPDSQLWLERASYPVMGDSFADRLGADLMRDDEVFDAALVGVGAMGFVHGVMIEAVDDFLLESYQRRVPYDDALIRQLTLLDFSNPHLPCPGERPFHMQMMINPYDMKNGVYATTMYKRPYKEGYTPPKPNGAGIGPGDDAPCFIGKLAGIIPGAVPMLVTKVLGESLNIHEQQFGRLGEIFNNTTLRGKIASAAVGIPLTAVTQVVQTLMAVNESDGPFVGLFAFRFVKSSPATLAFTRFAPVTCVMELDAVLTPETQRFYDAVWDKLEQLQIPFTFHWGKMSTIHPDRLRRMYGDSLDKFLLARSRIIEPATAGIFSNDVMRSWGIDPVS from the coding sequence ATGAAAATTATCAGGAATGGTTCATTCTCCTGGAGTAATGAGCATGGTACTTTTTCACAGCCTGTAAAAGACCTGTATGATCTTGCCAATGAAACGACTGGTACTGCCCTGGAGATCTACAACGATACCACCAAAGGTATACAGCAGATCATCCGTGAGGCTATACAGAGTAATACGCCGTTAAGAGCCCTGGGGGGAAGCTGGTCTTTCACGCCTATTGCTGCAAGCCGGGGCATTATTCTAAACACCAAACCACTGAATATCCGCTTTCCCGTCTCTTCCACCAGTGTTTCTCCCCGGTATAAGGGAGATCCGAAGTACCTGTGTCTCGCCCAATGCGGCAACCGCATCTGGGAACTGAACAAGTATCTGCATGGACGGGGGCAATCATTGTCTTCCAGTGGGGCCAGTAACGGACAAACCATTGCCGGCGCAATAGCCACGGGAACACATGGCGCGGCACTGGATTTTGGTGCTTTGCAGGAAAATGTTGTGGCGCTGCATATCATTACAGGGCCGGACAGTCAGCTATGGCTGGAGCGGGCTTCCTACCCGGTAATGGGGGATAGCTTTGCCGACAGGCTGGGAGCGGACCTGATGCGGGATGATGAGGTGTTTGATGCTGCATTGGTGGGCGTAGGCGCTATGGGATTTGTGCATGGTGTAATGATAGAAGCGGTAGACGATTTTCTGCTGGAGTCCTATCAGCGGCGGGTGCCATATGATGACGCCCTGATCCGGCAACTGACACTCCTGGATTTTTCCAATCCTCACTTACCCTGTCCAGGGGAGCGCCCGTTCCATATGCAGATGATGATTAACCCCTATGATATGAAGAACGGTGTATATGCGACCACCATGTATAAACGGCCTTACAAGGAAGGCTATACGCCCCCTAAGCCCAATGGCGCGGGTATCGGCCCGGGAGATGATGCTCCCTGTTTTATCGGAAAGCTGGCAGGTATTATCCCCGGGGCTGTACCCATGCTGGTAACGAAGGTACTGGGCGAGAGCCTCAATATACACGAACAGCAATTTGGCCGGTTAGGAGAGATCTTTAATAATACCACGCTGAGAGGAAAGATTGCCAGTGCTGCCGTCGGAATACCGCTTACAGCTGTAACACAGGTCGTGCAGACCCTGATGGCTGTGAATGAGTCTGATGGACCTTTCGTCGGGTTGTTTGCCTTTCGTTTTGTGAAGTCTTCTCCTGCTACGCTGGCATTTACACGATTTGCACCTGTTACCTGTGTAATGGAACTGGACGCGGTCCTGACTCCGGAAACACAGCGTTTTTACGACGCCGTCTGGGATAAGCTGGAGCAGTTACAAATACCCTTCACATTCCACTGGGGAAAGATGAGTACGATCCATCCTGACCGGCTCCGTCGCATGTATGGTGACAGTCTTGATAAATTCCTGCTTGCAAGGTCAAGGATCATTGAACCTGCTACAGCTGGTATCTTCAGCAATGACGTCATGCGGTCATGGGGTATTGACCCGGTAAGCTAA
- a CDS encoding MlaE family ABC transporter permease, with product MDSNIEQPEKPVISKGIDGFFKDIYNIFLFIARIFTEAFKRPIEIREVIRQCYQVGYKSLALITMTGFITGLVFTKQSRPSLSEFGATSWLPSLIAIAVIRALAPLVTALICAGKVGSSIGAELASMRVTEQIDAMEVSAINPFKFLVTTRVMATTISIPILVGYTGLVGLLGSYLDIHLNEQTSFVSFFQEAFKNISFLDFITTGVKAVVFGFTIGVVSSYQGYHATQGTQGVGKAANISVVISMFLIFIEEIFIVQIANSIR from the coding sequence ATGGACTCAAACATCGAACAACCGGAAAAGCCAGTCATATCGAAAGGTATTGACGGTTTTTTCAAAGACATTTACAACATCTTTCTATTCATCGCCAGGATCTTTACGGAGGCCTTCAAACGGCCTATAGAGATACGTGAAGTGATTCGTCAGTGTTATCAGGTGGGATATAAGTCGCTGGCGCTGATCACCATGACCGGCTTCATCACTGGTCTTGTATTTACAAAACAATCCAGACCGTCACTTTCTGAATTTGGTGCGACCTCCTGGTTGCCTTCGCTGATCGCTATTGCAGTGATCAGGGCACTGGCGCCGCTGGTAACAGCACTGATCTGTGCCGGTAAAGTTGGGTCCAGTATCGGTGCCGAGCTAGCCTCCATGCGTGTAACAGAGCAAATTGATGCCATGGAGGTTTCTGCTATTAATCCATTTAAATTTCTTGTCACTACCCGGGTAATGGCCACTACCATCTCCATTCCTATCCTGGTAGGCTATACTGGTCTCGTAGGTTTATTAGGCTCCTACCTCGATATCCATCTGAACGAGCAAACGTCTTTTGTCAGTTTTTTTCAGGAAGCATTTAAGAATATATCCTTTCTGGACTTTATCACTACGGGCGTCAAGGCCGTCGTATTTGGCTTTACAATTGGCGTGGTGAGTAGTTACCAGGGTTATCATGCTACACAGGGTACCCAGGGGGTAGGTAAAGCAGCGAACATCTCAGTGGTAATTTCTATGTTCCTGATCTTTATCGAAGAGATATTTATTGTTCAAATTGCCAATTCTATCCGTTAA
- a CDS encoding ABC transporter ATP-binding protein — MKSFTPEINMNEKVIDIHDLYKSFGSNHVLRGIDITVHKGENVVVLGRSGTGKSVLIKIIAGLLKPDAGFVNVLGKEVDKLGTQDLRELRLKVGFCFQNGALYDSMTVGENLAFPLKRNTPKITNEQVRKMVNVTLEAVGLAKTIDQMPSELSGGQRKRIGIARTLILRPDIMLYDEPTAGLDPITCTEINNLINEVQRRFHTSSIIITHDLTCAKDVGDKIVVMKEGKFVKQGTFDEVFSTKDELINEFYDYNFIQ, encoded by the coding sequence ATGAAGTCATTTACGCCGGAAATAAATATGAACGAGAAAGTGATTGATATCCATGACCTCTATAAGTCGTTTGGTAGCAATCACGTTTTGCGTGGTATTGACATCACCGTGCACAAAGGTGAGAACGTGGTGGTATTGGGCCGTTCCGGTACCGGTAAGTCGGTCTTGATCAAAATTATCGCAGGACTGCTAAAGCCGGATGCCGGTTTCGTAAATGTGCTGGGTAAGGAAGTCGATAAACTCGGCACACAGGACCTGCGTGAACTCCGTCTGAAAGTAGGGTTCTGTTTTCAGAATGGTGCCTTATATGACAGTATGACCGTAGGGGAAAACCTGGCTTTCCCACTGAAACGAAATACGCCGAAGATCACCAACGAACAGGTAAGAAAAATGGTGAATGTGACCCTGGAAGCTGTTGGCCTGGCAAAAACCATTGACCAGATGCCTTCAGAATTATCCGGTGGACAGCGTAAACGTATCGGTATCGCCCGTACACTGATCCTCCGTCCGGACATCATGTTATATGATGAACCGACCGCCGGCCTGGACCCCATCACCTGTACTGAGATCAATAATCTGATTAACGAAGTACAACGCCGCTTCCATACAAGTTCAATTATCATCACCCATGACCTTACGTGCGCCAAAGACGTAGGCGATAAGATCGTCGTGATGAAAGAAGGAAAGTTTGTAAAACAGGGCACCTTTGATGAGGTATTCAGCACCAAGGATGAACTCATCAATGAATTTTATGACTATAATTTTATACAGTAA